In Dermacentor albipictus isolate Rhodes 1998 colony chromosome 6, USDA_Dalb.pri_finalv2, whole genome shotgun sequence, the following proteins share a genomic window:
- the LOC139061413 gene encoding uncharacterized protein → MLLPSNASTPLKAAVSSTTISIDPGADLAATRSATSTPVPEVVPENATTTTTRGAAGPCGKSSSVIRDEKLGSIAQAVEASESTGITQAATDPDMAAAIGMRDVDESENVLAQSRPVSGYAPIEKDDRLVMPPSLELPSPALSYDGQEPTLSPSPKRKTRGLSTVTFGDAQSYRLTSAEPSTSEILGQGSHQLRILACAQLSLGALAFHYQSMRLLAPVDAVDHWCRQPPEFANQSAQAWKHAAIPVGPDGHYSRCTVYRFPYSHGTGAYGTLCAPTRGWCPRRASTPTSGASYARPSSARWRTELVAGRSCSRCAVLAVAAAALTVRADSFLQLVLLRMVVAGSLNGFSLVSIVLLFEVTYEASRTDYLCGAMAVSIICGWAPCLLSAAEHVFDRQTLAFAFLVPVSLLLTSFQAVHESSRWLLVTGGVTDFNDRQYATSPHGGGRRSDVELDRGALRRLRDAKAAATAEGRRTTEASLQSGSAASPIVLPGFVARTASLSVLFLSQIVIMNETSQCGEPERDLSSPAPSSWWAAVLVIPRAVSVLLAARFLRRCERKRALTLGLPLSCAAIALLALVELVLTSRDSYVLVVVGELVLASAFVNLAVACVYCLELYATADRAAGFATVCSSGVLGGVALVSLFESQDPAVPKVLGLSLAIVPLLLVEQLPETKDARVHDALFDAISQLKRYSMSSSSKSFPDPRPSTD, encoded by the exons ATGCTCTTGCCATCCAACGCATCCACGCCCCTTAAGGCGGCCGTGTCGTCGACGACCATCTCGATCGACCCGGGAGCCGACCTGGCCGCCACCCGCAGCGCCACTTCGACGCCGGTGCCCGAGGTGGTTCCCGAGAACGCCACGACGACCACAACCCGCGGTGCGGCCGGGCCGTGCGGAAAAAGCAGCAGCGTCATTAGGGACGAGAAACTCGGGTCCATCGCGCAGGCTGTCGAGGCCTCGGAGAGCACCGGCATCACGCAGGCTGCCACGGATCCGGACATGGCGGCA GCCATTGGTATGCGAGATGTGGACGAGTCCGAGAATGTATTGGCCCAAAGCCGACCAGTGTCCGGCTACGCCCCGATCGAGAAGGATGACAGGCTGGTGATGCCTCCGTCTTTGGAGCTGCCGTCACCGGCG CTCTCTTACGATGGCCAGGAGCCCACGCTGTCGCCGTCGCCCAAGCGCAAAACGCGCGGACTGAGTACGGTCACGTTCGGCGACGCGCAGTCGTACCGCCTCACGTCGGCCGAGCCGTCGACGAGCGAGATTCTGGGCCAGGGATCGCACCAGCTGCGCATCTTGGCCTGCGCCCAGCTGTCGCTCGGGGCGCTCGCCTTCCACTACCAGTCGATGCGGCTGCTGGCGCCCGTCGACGCGGTGGACCACTGGTGCAGGCAGCCGCCCGAGTTCGCCAACCAGAGCGCGCAGGCGTGGAAGCACGCCGCCATTCCCGTTGGTCCCGACGGCCACTACAGCAGATGCACCGTCTACAGGTTTCCCTACTCGCACGGCACGGGTGCGTA TGGGACCTTGTGTGCTCCAACGCGTGGCTGGTGCCCGCGGCGCGCCTCTACACCTACCTCGGGGGCGTCGTATGCGCGCCCTTCGTCGGCAAGATGGCGGACAGAACTGGTCGCAGGCCGGTCCTGCTCGCGCTGCGCCGTGCTCGCGGTGGccgccgcggcgttgaccgtgcgCGCGGACTCGTTCCTGCAGCTCGTCCTGCTGCGCATGGTGGTGGCGGGCTCGCTGAATGGCTTCTCGCTCGTTTCCATCGTTCTTCTGTTCGAGGTCACCTACGAGGCCAGCAG GACTGACTACCTCTGCGGGGCGATGGCGGTGAGTATTATCTGCGGCTGGGCTCCTTGCCTTCTCAGCGCCGCCGAGCATGTGTTCGACCGGCAAACGCTGGCGTTCGCCTTCCTCGTGCCGGTCTCCCTGCTACTGACCAGCTTCCAGGCCGTCCACGAGTCCTCGCGGTGGCTGCTCGTCACCGGCGGCGTCACCGACTTCAACGACAGGCAATACGCCACGTCCCCTCATGGAGGAGGGCGTCGCTCCGACGTCGAACTGGACCGTGGCGCTTTACGGCGGCTGCGTGATGCCAAGGCCGCCGCGACGGCCGAAGGACGTCGCACCACGGAGGCGTCTCTGCAATCTGGCAGCGCTGCAAGCCCGATCGTCCTTCCCGGATTTGTGGCGAGGACCGCGTCGCTGTCGGTGCTCTTCTTAAGCCAGATCGTCATCATGAACGAGACGTCGCAATGCGGCGAACCGGAACGGGATCTGTCCTCGCCAGCTCCGTCCTCCTGGTGGGCGGCGGTCCTGGTGATCCCGCGCGCCGTCAGCGTCCTGCTGGCGGCTCGATTTCTGCGACGCTGCGAGCGCAAGAGGGCGCTGACGCTGGGTCTCCCGCTGAGCTGCGCCGCCATCGCGCTACTAGCCCTCGTCGAGCTGGTCCTCACGAGCCGCGACTCGtacgtcctcgtcgtcgtcggcgagctGGTGTTGGCCTCCGCGTTCGTCAACCTCGCTGTCGCCTGCGTCTACTGCCTCGAGCTGTACGCGACGGCCGATCGCGCCGCGGGCTTCGCCACCGTCTGCTCGTCGGGCGTTCTGGGCGGCGTTGCGCTGGTCAGCCTCTTCGAGAGCCAGGACCCGGCGGTGCCGAAGGTGCTCGGCCTGTCGCTGGCCATCGTGCCCTTGCTGCTGGTCGAGCAGCTGCCTGAGACCAAAGACGCCCGAGTGCACGACGCGTTGTTCGACGCCATCTCGCAGCTCAAGCGCTACAGCATgtcgagctcgtcgaagagcttcCCGGACCCGCGTCCATCGACCGACTAA